A genomic region of Plasmodium cynomolgi strain B DNA, chromosome 5, whole genome shotgun sequence contains the following coding sequences:
- a CDS encoding SET domain (putative), translated as MKEKNGRRNNLSGGRQMEGSQNGSGGGTVGGTVGDPTSGVPSNGAPINGGNNLTGSALSSGFDNAIDKGLDNGFAPSYHKGFGPRLNNSCDVGCNPVGDSMEESKSVEVSGQVNVSKNEGLINLNREEEVYYVEGSEHGVNNLGEEKKGAEGRRLTGERGTLGGEEEPGLCNEVVDSDKCAKESNRHNCEAPRGEFCMASQVSGDNLGQLFIQSFKGDGCNGSSGRGNLPVEGQPPGVAASGVISSGVIPSGVIPSGVVPSGVIPSGVIPSGVIPSGVIPSGVVPSGVVPSGVGRSANFMDAPPEERPQFRVQSAEVVKLKKRGKPKFIKRETNLKSGPHDEKEEMVVSLGNNPSLFNPECNMGMSKVGRKKGRREKSASSAKMDDEGAFRFSPVGCNVKECSGGSGGNSGGNIGGNTGGNGAAQFEKSLVNKAGERKKRKLRKVKIKTKKTIPRKKRSKCALKGNSASSRFKYETTHAGSGKLKNEKKNYLKDELYCNHKDDNSGACGSGVVHDISNKFSNIKISKHFFLKMDDDDEEEDYDDVEDVEVEDNDARSSRHSSMSLTLAKRNFQKKIIILDERVGGDSGIGGITGNENKVMKKILTTEENTTLLNNVKEVNMKRFNFNDIISRPLKFMYTYCLFKNLRLYYQIQDKNVYIDEKAISNCRIKDNLIDTHSIILSMYENYCRILNRNRIPIDDFINLNYFNIHNVKFAKKNVQHNKSYDDNILPEKDNRKISSMYKFRPYLYSNYSNDEKEESSGKVMGVDSQKKGVVKMEKGESNIPVVKESENKKGRVTRGGSKAEIPLDQFCAMKKDSFEECMQINKDAASVTFKVEDTPCASQRLPEESQPTDKRVDSKQSERRVVVNEASKREEELCGGEVGEEGEVGEVGEVVDVDDAGEAEEAGEAVDVDDAGEADDAGEDSLPAQKGRKRKTLGGGRKDGASNCTSKKQRGRDGDVGEEANGCQDVQCGSAALQADGETHQVGSESIHEVLPLCQVKKETPPGMLECAEKPKCDDSTTALTRVKDEDREEKATEGKSYSCMVIPPDGGVEAGRMVVKREWWEKEEPVTPDGRRKHLTHKYNETITKGGIATTGESKKKLMLRNRNIKEEKAIKKSKLGRPCKQSGSSNVPLKRGRKKFFCNNNLSLMKNRRRRGRIPSKKTKKKKEEKTTRGSESHFKKKYSDHDEYSEYAEDMSELENVNVMLLERIKNNYKMIMENHKLNRKKREEKMLLMSGGAAAATSAATAGGALGRVDNYAGNESGHPEGSINGSGIGGNGPGGSNGEGGPSGPGRPLGVGRPLGVGRPLGVGRPLGAGRPLGAGRPIGAGRPSGYTSTVNNNINGNLHADDNRDDKVSGGKLGRLQDGDATGMYKNNNNELSEKEKKYMLSVDWLYNNNFNILDIKVNTHFSHNYHISLFFLCKYTSYNLFLHPINKNEHIVSSVILNSKNEVLTDNGNFFVLRYLLSFLSNKISSLRKCYANALYNSYLLQMPIRIFRHNNLKTKYSPNYGIRYDGIYKIVNAFTSNDYSTSEYKRDILYVFKRLYIDKCFIPRNCRFYENQCERKKYLIEKNSVSVNVFLDSELIMTLSVPYLKNYKSTTFMNFNHIYKFIRRRCIKEKLASQWVRSDVRMYEACKRKLREEEALRRAASPEGGEVGRTTHEGGKATHEVDGPPRNAPAGGGAVAPPTGTGGAETFPFWCRGKYLPLVLVLETLNFEKEINENQRIRTKNFKNIEISIRRTEIPINCEMAKRPAHLFIPIKNKEAIAAHIELKRPFDDTWNPYEDLSAGKEKFKIPVENTVDDSLPPMNFTYVNKTLFFSRLPPYNLLPLCSGCAPQNYSKKEFDEIYINGYCKALRHKRTNKIYCDGNKSYDINDFNVLAACSGNCLCDPLKCTNKFPEGLHYPVKVVKTRDIGWDIVSSSYIKANSLIMHYVGEITTRKEMISREHEYDKKGYFNYFIETAEVDETYTDDWKIPCIDALFISNVARFLNHSCEPNVNVITIWRGDNYPSVGIFASRDIKPDEPLKYHYGINYKNIKCMCNSKKCKGYIG; from the exons atgaaggagaagaacgGCAGGAGGAATAATCTTAGTGGTGGCAGACAAATGGAGGGAAGCCAAAATGGGAGCGGCGGTGGCACGGTTGGTGGCACGGTTGGCGACCCGACCAGCGGTGTCCCTAGCAACGGTGCCCCGATCAACGGTGGCAACAACCTTACTGGTAGTGCTTTAAGCAGCGGCTTCGATAATGCCATCGACAAGGGGCTCGATAACGGCTTCGCCCCCAGTTACCACAAGGGCTTCGGCCCCCGCCTTAACAACAGCTGCGACGTTGGTTGCAACCCTGTGGGGGATTCCATGGAGGAGTCGAAGAGTGTTGAAGTTAGTGGACAGGTTAAtgtaagtaaaaatgaagggtTAATAAACCTGAACAGGGAGGAGGAGGTATATTACGTGGAAGGTAGCGAGCACGGTGTGAACAATcttggtgaagaaaaaaaaggggccgaGGGGAGAAGGCTAACGGGTGAGAGAGGCACcttggggggagaagaagaacccGGGCTGTGCAATGAAGTGGTAGACAGTGACAAATGTGCAAAGGAGTCGAACCGCCATAATTGCGAAGCTCCGAGAGGGGAGTTCTGTATGGCTAGTCAAGTATCGGGTGACAATTTGGGTCAGTTGTTTATCCAAAGCTTTAAGGGCGATGGTTGCAACGGCAGTAGTGGCAGAGGCAACCTCCCCGTGGAGGGGCAGCCCCCCGGCGTTGCCGCTAGTGGTGTTATCTCTAGCGGTGTTATCCCTAGCGGTGTTATCCCTAGCGGTGTTGTCCCTAGCGGTGTTATCCCTAGCGGTGTTATCCCTAGCGGTGTTATCCCTAGCGGTGTTATCCCTAGCGGTGTTGTCCCTAGCGGTGTTGTCCCTAGCGGTGTTGGCCGTAGCGCTAACTTCATGGATGCCCCGCCCGAGGAGCGCCCGCAGTTTCGGGTGCAAAGCGCGGAGGTAgtaaagttgaaaaaaaggggaaaacccaaatttattaaaagggAAACGAATTTGAAGAGCGGCCCCCATgatgagaaggaagaaatggttGTGTCTCTTGGGAATAACCCCAGTCTGTTCAATCCCGAGTGTAACATGGGGATGAGCAAAgtggggaggaaaaaggggagacgGGAGAAGAGTGCGAGCAGTGCAAAGATGGACGACGAGGGTGCCTTTCGGTTTTCCCCCGTGGGGTGCAACGTGAAAGAGTGCAGCGGTGGGAGCGGCGGTAACAGCGGCGGTAACATCGGCGGTAACACCGGCGGTAATGGTGCAGCCCAGTTTGAAAAAAGCCTGGTGAACAAGGCAggcgaaaggaagaagcggaagctGCGCAAGGTAAAgataaaaacgaagaaaacgATCCCACGAAAAAAGAGGTCGAAGTGTGCCCTGAAAGGGAACTCAGCAAGTAGCCGATTCAAGTATGAAACAACGCACGCAGGAAGCGgtaagttaaaaaatgagaagaagaattacCTTAAGGATGAGCTATATTGCAACCATAAGGATGACAACAGTGGTGCGTGTGGCAGCGGAGTTGTACACGATATAAGTAACAAATTTtctaatataaaaattagcaaacatttttttttaaaaatggatgacgatgatgaagaggaggacTACGACGATGTTGAGGATGTCGAGGTGGAGGACAACGACGCGCGTTCGAGTAGGCACAGTTCGATGTCTCTCACGTTAGCGAAGAggaatttccaaaaaaaaattatcatcctGGATGAGCGCGTCGGCGGTGACAGCGGCATCGGCGGTATCACTGGCAACGAAAACaaagtgatgaaaaaaattttaacaaccGAAGAAAATACAACTCTCCTGAATAACGTAAAAGAAGTAAACATGAAAAGATTTAACTTTAATGACATAATTTCAA GGccattaaaatttatgtacacttattgcttatttaaaaatttaagatTATATTATCAGATTCaggataaaaatgtatacattgATGAGAAGGCTATTTCTAATTGTAGGATAAAAGATAATCTGATAGATACTCATTCGATTATCTTAAGCATGTATGAGAATTATTGTAGAATTTTGAATCGGAATAGAATTCCTATTGATGATTTTATTaacttaaattattttaacatacataatgtaaaatttgcaaagaaaaatgtacaaCATAATAAAAGCTATGATGATAATATATTGCCTGAGAAGGATAATAGGAAGATCAGTTCTATGTATAAGTTTAGGCCATACCTTTATTCTAACTACTCTAATGATGAGAAGGAGGAGTCTTCTGGGAAGGTGATGGGTGTGGATTCACAAAAGAAAGGTGTGGTTAAGatggaaaagggggagagtaATATCCCTGTTGTGAAAGAGAGTGAGAATAAGAAGGGGAGAGTTACCAGAGGGGGGTCCAAAGCGGAGATTCCACTAGACCAATTCTGTGCGATGAAGAAGGATTCCTTCGAAGAGTGCATGCAGATTAACAAAGATGCTGCCTCTGTAACGTTCAAGGTAGAGGATACCCCGTGCGCTTCGCAACGTTTGCCGGAAGAGAGCCAACCCACGGATAAGAGAGTCGACTCGAAGCAGAGCGAGCGGAGGGTGGTGGTGAATGAAGCGTCCAAGCGGGAGGAGGAGCTGTgcgggggagaagtgggagaagagggagaagtgggagaagtgggGGAAGTGGTAGACGTGGATGACgcgggagaagcggaagaagcgggagaagcggtAGACGTGGATGACGCGGGAGAAGCGGATGACGCGGGCGAGGACTCCTTACCCGCGCAGAAGGGGCGCAAGAGGAAGACACTGGGGGGGGGTAGGAAAGACGGGGCGTCTAACTGCACGAGTAAGAAACAGAGGGGGAGAGACGGTGATGTGGGGGAGGAGGCGAACGGGTGTCAGGACGTGCAGTGCGGAAGTGCCGCTTTACAAGCAGATGGGGAGACGCACCAAGTAGGAAGTGAGTCCATCCACGAGGTGTTGCCCCTGTGCCAGGTGAAGAAAGAAACACCACCGGGCATGCTGGAGTGTGCGGAGAAGCCCAAATGTGATGATTCAACCACAGCACTGACCCGCGTAAAGGATGAAgacagggaagaaaaagcgaCTGAAGGAAAGAGTTATAGCTGTATGGTGATCCCCCCTGATGGAGGCGTCGAAGCGGGAAGAATGGTAGTAAAAAGGGAGTGGtgggaaaaggaagaacccGTGACGCCCGATGGGAGGAGGAAGCACTTAACACATAAGTACAACGAAACGATCACAAAGGGAGGCATCGCAACAACGGGAGAGTCCAAAAAGAAACTGATGCTGCGAAACAGAAATattaaggaagaaaaggcaaTAAAGAAAAGCAAGCTGGGGAGGCCGTGTAAACAAAGCGGCTCGTCCAATGTACCACTCaaaagaggaaggaagaaatttttctgTAACAATAATTTGTCGCTTAtgaaaaatagaagaagaagaggacgcATCCCTTCTAAGAAgacaaagaagaagaaggaggagaagacaACCAGGGGAAGCGAatcccattttaaaaaaaaatattcagaCCATGATGAGTACTCAGAATATGCGGAGGATATGAGTGAGTTGGAAAATGTAAATGTGATGCTGTTGGagaggataaaaaataattacaaaatgatAATGGAGAATCATAAGTTGAATAGGAAGAagagggaggagaaaatgcTGTTAATGAGTGGAggtgctgctgctgctaccTCCGCCGCTACAGCTGGGGGGGCTTTGGGAAGGGTCGATAACTACGCGGGGAATGAGAGTGGGCATCCTGAAGGGAGCATCAATGGGAGCGGCATAGGAGGAAACGGGCCAGGCGGATCAAACGGGGAAGGCGGTCCAAGTGGACCAGGCAGGCCGTTAGGGGTAGGAAGACCATTAGGGGTAGGCAGACCATTAGGGGTGGGCAGACCATTAGGGGCCGGAAGACCATTAGGGGCAGGAAGACCAATCGGGGCAGGCAGACCAAGCGGTTACACCTCAACTGTGAACAATAACATAAATGGAAATCTCCATGCTGATGATAACAGAGATGATAAAGTGAGCGGAGGTAAGCTGGGAAGACTGCAAGATGGAGACGCAACGGggatgtacaaaaataacaacaacgAACTGtcggagaaggaaaaaaagtacatgctTTCAGTAGACTGGCTCtataacaataattttaacattttagATATAAAGGTGAATACGCATTTTTCTCACAACTATCACATATCACTCTTCTTTTTGTGTAAGTACACGTCATATAATCTGTTTTTGCATCCGATTAATAAGAACGAGCACATCGTTTCTTCGGTAATTTTGAATTCTAAAAATGAAGTGCTTACAGataatggaaatttttttgttctgaGATATTTACTCTCTTTTTTGAGCAATAAAATTTCAAGTCTCAGGAAATGCTATGCGAATGCATTGTACAACTCGTATTTGCTACAAATGCCGATACGTATTTTCCGACACAATAATTTGAAAACCAAGTACAGTCCCAACTATGGCATTCGCTACGATGGTATATACAAAATAGTGAATGCTTTTACCAGTAATGATTACTCCACATCGGAGTATAAGAGGGACATCCTGTACGTTTTTAAGAGGCTCTATATAGACAAATGCTTTATCCCACGTAACTGtcgtttttatgaaaatCAGTGCGAGAGGAAGAAGTACCTTATTGAAAAGAACTCCGTCTCCGTTAACGTCTTTTTGGATAGCGAATTGATTATGACTTTGAGTGTCCCATATTTGAAGAATTACAAATCGACTacttttatgaattttaatCACATTTATAAGTTTATTCGGAGGAGATGCATTAAGGAGAAATTGGCTTCTCAGTGGGTCCGTAGCGATGTGCGCATGTATGAGGCGTGCAAACGGAAGCTGCGTGAGGAGGAGGCCCTTCGACGGGCAGCCTCCCCCGAGGGGGGCGAAGTGGGGAGGACCACAcacgaaggggggaaagcCACACACGAAGTGGACGGCCCCCCGAGGAATGCACCCGCGGGGGGGGGTGCCGTTGCCCCCCCAACTGGGACAGGCGGCGCAGAGACGTTCCCCTTCTGGTGTCGCGGGAAATACCTCCCCCTGGTACTGGTCCTGGAAACCctaaattttgaaaaggagATTAACGAAAATCAAAGAATTAGaaccaaaaattttaaaaatatcgaaataTCAATCCGTAGAACGGAAATCCCAATAAATTGCGAAATGGCAAAGAGACCAgcccatttgttcataccCATCAAAAACAAAGAAGCGATAGCAGCGCACATCGAATTGAAGAGACCATTCGACGATACATGGAATCCGTATGAAGATCTCTCAgctggaaaagaaaaatttaaaatccCAGTAGAAAACACAGTAGATGATTCACTCCCCCCTATGAATTTTACCTATGTAAATAagactctttttttttctagacTCCCTCCCTACAATTTGTTACCACTGTGTTCAGGATGTGCACCACAAAATTATAGCAAAAAGGAGTTTGATGAAATTTATATCAATGGGTACTGCAAAGCGTTGAGACATAAACGAACGAACAAAATTTACTGCGATGGAAACAAGAGTTACGATATTAACGATTTTAATGTATTGGCTGCTTGCTCGGGGAACTGTCTTTGTGACCCTTTAAAATGTACCAATAAATTTCCTGAGGGATTGCATTACCCTGTGAAGGTGGTCAAGACGCGCGACATTGGATGGGATATCGTTTCTTCATCTTACATAAAAGCCAACTCGTTAATTATGCATTACGTTGGGGAAATAACCACCAGGAAGGAAATGATTTCTAGAGAACATGAATACGACAAGAAAGGATATTTTAACTACTTCATCGAAACGGCAGAGGTGGATGAAACTTACACCGACGATTGGAAGATCCCCTGCATAGATGCTCTCTTCATTTCAAACGTAGCTCGCTTCTTAAACCACTCGTGCGAGCCCAACGTTAACGTGATCACCATTTGGCGAGGAGACAATTACCCCTCCGTCGGGATCTTTGCCTCCAGGGACATCAAGCCAGACGAGCCCCTCAAGTACCACTACGGCATCAACTACAAGAATATCAAGTGCATGTGTAATTCGAAGAAGTGCAAGGGGTACATCGGCTAG